The Pedobacter roseus genome contains a region encoding:
- a CDS encoding SDR family NAD(P)-dependent oxidoreductase, which translates to MLETQIKYAMVTGASKGIGKSMAVALAKRKINLLLIARSADELSTLQTEIKNQYGVEVDILPIDLSLPDAPTEVKNWVTGKNYAVYILINNAGYGLWGKFADLGLAGQLEMCRLNMNTVTSLSHLFLPTLFKEKQAYILNVSSTAAYQAVPTLAIYSATKAFVLSFTRALRFELKDSNVSVSCLSPGPVDTGFASRAGLDAFSKMAEKFNMQPEEVAEIAIKGMFDKKSEIIPGFTNIISVYANRILPKGFIEKMAAGIYKTK; encoded by the coding sequence ATGTTGGAAACGCAGATTAAATACGCAATGGTGACGGGAGCCAGCAAAGGCATAGGTAAATCGATGGCTGTAGCTTTAGCCAAACGAAAAATCAATCTTTTGCTTATTGCCCGATCGGCTGATGAATTGAGTACACTACAAACCGAGATCAAAAATCAATATGGTGTTGAAGTTGATATTCTGCCGATTGATCTCAGCCTGCCTGATGCTCCGACAGAAGTGAAAAATTGGGTAACTGGCAAAAATTATGCTGTTTATATCCTCATCAATAATGCAGGTTATGGTTTATGGGGGAAATTTGCTGATCTGGGTTTGGCTGGTCAGCTAGAAATGTGCCGGTTAAATATGAATACTGTTACTTCTTTATCCCATTTGTTCCTTCCAACCCTTTTTAAAGAAAAGCAAGCTTATATCCTTAATGTTTCAAGTACGGCTGCATACCAGGCGGTGCCTACCCTAGCCATTTATTCGGCGACCAAAGCCTTTGTATTATCATTTACGAGGGCATTGCGTTTCGAACTTAAAGATAGCAATGTTTCAGTAAGCTGTTTAAGTCCCGGGCCAGTTGATACGGGTTTCGCCAGCCGTGCAGGTTTAGATGCTTTTAGTAAAATGGCCGAAAAGTTTAACATGCAGCCGGAAGAAGTGGCTGAAATAGCCATAAAAGGAATGTTTGATAAAAAGTCGGAAATTATTCCAGGTTTTACGAACATCATCAGTGTATACGCCAACAGGATTTTGCCAAAGGGATTTATAGAAAAAATGGCGGCTGGGATTTATAAGACGAAATAA
- a CDS encoding discoidin domain-containing protein: MCLGRYWNIGPTQTMLVPGSWLKKGKNEVVVFDLFGNEKPVLNFLDQPILDVVNEKQPELHRKPNQKWVAEAQQPYAEGAFANDKKWQTVSFKPVTARYFCLEALSEQKGQPYTTVAEIVLLDDKGNEIPRSDWKIIFADSEELGSDDGNAANVFDLQFTSIWHTQWENKSPKPPHQIVIDLGKSYNIKGLKLLPRQDNANGRIKDYRLYFNQAPFKNL; encoded by the coding sequence ATGTGTTTGGGCAGGTACTGGAATATCGGCCCTACACAAACCATGCTGGTGCCGGGTAGCTGGCTCAAAAAAGGCAAAAATGAAGTGGTGGTTTTCGATCTATTTGGAAACGAAAAACCAGTGCTCAACTTTTTAGATCAGCCGATTTTAGATGTGGTGAATGAGAAACAGCCCGAACTGCACCGCAAGCCCAATCAGAAATGGGTAGCCGAAGCGCAGCAACCTTATGCAGAAGGAGCCTTCGCCAACGATAAAAAATGGCAAACGGTGAGTTTTAAACCGGTTACGGCCAGGTATTTCTGCCTAGAGGCATTATCAGAGCAAAAAGGACAACCATATACTACTGTGGCCGAAATTGTACTGCTTGATGATAAAGGCAATGAAATTCCGCGCAGTGATTGGAAAATTATTTTTGCCGATAGTGAAGAGCTTGGTAGCGACGACGGAAACGCAGCCAATGTGTTCGACCTACAGTTTACCAGTATATGGCATACCCAGTGGGAAAATAAATCGCCAAAACCACCGCACCAGATCGTAATCGACCTGGGTAAAAGTTATAACATTAAAGGATTAAAATTGCTGCCAAGGCAGGATAATGCAAATGGAAGGATTAAAGATTACAGATTATATTTTAATCAGGCACCATTTAAAAACCTTTAG
- a CDS encoding CDP-alcohol phosphatidyltransferase family protein produces the protein MEDNIKQNEDHTKGKRVFADRERTNILRKGEQSLILFLLKKVPAWVSPNIMTGIGMFGSLIVFSAFILAHFYDRNYLLLGILGFFINWLGDSLDGRLAYYRETPRKWYGFALDIIMDWLSIILIGFGYYFYAEGFTQILAFLFVVLYGWSMIISQLRYKITGHYQIDSGRLGPTELRVIISIILMAETFIEGSITYFAVAVVALLLTINIIDTFKLLKAGDAKDREEKA, from the coding sequence TTGGAGGATAACATTAAACAGAACGAGGACCATACAAAAGGCAAAAGGGTATTTGCAGATCGGGAACGGACGAATATTTTACGTAAGGGCGAGCAAAGCCTCATTCTTTTTTTATTAAAAAAAGTTCCCGCATGGGTATCTCCCAATATCATGACGGGCATAGGAATGTTTGGGTCTTTAATTGTATTCTCCGCCTTTATTTTAGCGCATTTTTACGATAGAAATTACTTACTGCTCGGAATTTTAGGGTTTTTCATCAATTGGCTTGGCGACTCATTAGATGGTCGTTTGGCTTATTACCGCGAAACACCCCGAAAATGGTACGGATTTGCACTCGATATTATTATGGATTGGCTCAGCATTATCCTTATTGGTTTTGGATATTATTTTTATGCGGAAGGGTTTACCCAGATTTTAGCCTTCCTTTTTGTAGTACTCTACGGCTGGTCGATGATCATTAGTCAGCTCCGCTACAAAATAACAGGGCATTACCAGATCGATTCGGGTCGTTTGGGTCCAACTGAATTGCGCGTAATTATTTCGATTATCCTGATGGCCGAAACCTTTATTGAGGGCAGTATTACCTATTTTGCTGTTGCAGTGGTAGCCTTGTTATTAACGATCAATATCATCGATACCTTTAAACTTTTAAAAGCAGGAGATGCTAAAGACAGGGAGGAAAAAGCATGA
- a CDS encoding glycoside hydrolase family 35 protein, giving the protein MRAFLLKNILVIAFLISLTVNGWAQKQTTFAIGADAFELNGKPYVIRCGEMHFARIPKAEWKQRLQMAKAMGLNTVCAYLFWNMHEKQPDQFTWTGQSDAAEFCKLAKEVGLYVILRPGPYSCAEWEFGGFPWWLLKDKNIRLRTQYPYFLERSKKYLLAVGKQLAPLQISNGGNIIMVQVENEYGSYGNDKDYMNIIKADLKEAGFTVPLFHCDGPSQLKNDHPEGLFAVVNFGSDPEANFKALRAIQPTGPLMCGEYYPGWFDSWGRPHHKGNTQRIVDELKYMLDQKASFSIYMAHGGTSFGTYSGANAPPYLPQTSSYDYDAPIDEAGNATEKFYAIRKLFASYLQAGEVLPEVPAANKIQKLQPVIFSSIAVLDKNLPKPVLADTAMLMEDLNQDFGAVLYETALAAGKKATLVFKDIHDYALVYLNGKKIGELDRRKNKFSIEIPARTAKSTLRILVEATGRVNYGYQMHDRKGIHGEVYLAENGKQTALKGWKNYPIRMGDVNIPLRYEKLSNQPAAAAFYKGSFNAGKLEDTYLDMGNGTKD; this is encoded by the coding sequence ATGCGTGCCTTTTTGCTTAAAAATATACTTGTTATAGCATTTTTAATCAGCCTGACTGTAAATGGCTGGGCCCAAAAGCAAACTACCTTTGCCATTGGTGCCGATGCTTTTGAGCTTAACGGCAAGCCTTATGTAATACGTTGTGGCGAAATGCATTTTGCACGTATACCCAAGGCCGAGTGGAAACAGCGTTTACAAATGGCCAAAGCCATGGGTTTAAATACCGTATGTGCCTATTTATTTTGGAACATGCACGAAAAACAGCCCGATCAGTTTACGTGGACAGGGCAGAGCGATGCTGCCGAGTTTTGTAAACTGGCAAAAGAGGTAGGTTTATATGTAATATTAAGGCCAGGGCCCTATTCTTGTGCCGAGTGGGAGTTTGGCGGTTTCCCCTGGTGGCTGCTTAAAGATAAAAACATCCGTTTGCGCACACAATATCCATACTTTTTAGAAAGATCGAAAAAATACCTTTTAGCCGTTGGTAAACAGCTGGCACCCTTACAGATCAGTAACGGCGGTAACATCATTATGGTGCAGGTAGAAAATGAATACGGAAGTTATGGCAACGATAAAGATTATATGAACATCATTAAAGCCGATTTAAAAGAAGCCGGCTTTACTGTTCCCTTATTTCATTGCGATGGACCTTCGCAGTTAAAAAACGATCATCCTGAAGGTTTATTTGCGGTGGTAAACTTTGGCAGCGACCCTGAAGCCAATTTTAAAGCACTAAGGGCTATACAACCCACCGGCCCGCTGATGTGTGGAGAATATTACCCGGGCTGGTTTGATAGCTGGGGCAGGCCACACCACAAAGGCAATACCCAGCGCATTGTGGATGAACTGAAATACATGCTCGATCAGAAAGCATCCTTCAGCATTTATATGGCACATGGTGGTACCAGTTTTGGTACTTATAGCGGCGCCAATGCACCACCTTACCTGCCGCAAACCAGTAGTTACGATTATGATGCGCCTATTGATGAGGCCGGTAACGCGACTGAAAAATTTTATGCCATCCGTAAACTTTTTGCCAGTTACCTGCAAGCAGGGGAGGTACTGCCTGAGGTACCTGCCGCAAACAAGATACAAAAACTACAGCCGGTTATTTTCTCCTCAATTGCTGTGCTTGATAAAAACCTGCCTAAGCCGGTATTAGCAGATACAGCAATGCTAATGGAAGATTTAAACCAGGATTTTGGCGCAGTATTATACGAAACGGCTTTGGCTGCGGGCAAAAAAGCTACACTGGTTTTTAAAGATATTCATGATTATGCACTGGTATACCTCAATGGTAAAAAGATAGGTGAGCTGGATCGGAGAAAAAATAAATTCAGCATCGAAATTCCAGCCAGAACCGCCAAAAGTACCTTGAGGATTTTGGTAGAGGCTACCGGAAGGGTAAACTATGGTTACCAGATGCACGATAGAAAAGGCATACACGGGGAGGTTTATTTAGCCGAAAACGGTAAACAGACCGCATTAAAAGGCTGGAAAAATTATCCAATCAGGATGGGCGACGTGAACATTCCTCTGCGTTACGAAAAACTTAGCAACCAGCCTGCAGCGGCAGCTTTTTATAAAGGAAGTTTTAATGCCGGTAAACTGGAAGATACTTACCTCGATATGGGAAATGGAACAAAGGATTAG
- a CDS encoding GtrA family protein: MINWPSVKLFLKAQVSAFSGGLTDYGLMILLTEWLHIHFTISILISGTVGGIVNFCINRFWAFKGSGDYCSSASGQLIRFFTVVLGSISLKSGGTYLLQKSLNLDYKIGRLLIDSVVSYGFNYPLMKYWVFKISKSSEFEDEEEYFDPIGREQRA; the protein is encoded by the coding sequence ATGATCAACTGGCCATCGGTAAAGCTTTTTTTAAAAGCGCAGGTATCGGCATTTTCTGGCGGATTAACCGATTATGGATTAATGATCCTCTTAACTGAGTGGCTTCATATCCATTTTACCATTTCAATCTTAATTTCAGGTACTGTTGGCGGAATTGTTAACTTTTGCATCAACCGTTTTTGGGCTTTTAAGGGCAGTGGCGATTACTGCAGCTCAGCGAGTGGCCAACTCATCCGCTTTTTTACGGTGGTTTTGGGCAGTATTTCACTTAAATCAGGTGGAACATATTTACTACAAAAAAGCCTGAATTTAGACTACAAAATCGGCAGATTGCTGATTGACAGTGTTGTTTCTTATGGATTTAATTATCCATTGATGAAATATTGGGTATTCAAGATTAGTAAATCAAGTGAATTTGAGGATGAAGAGGAATATTTTGACCCGATCGGGAGAGAGCAAAGGGCTTAG
- a CDS encoding TonB-dependent receptor encodes MKHAYIKFLALILFCLSSISLFAQTDKGTMSGKLVDSLGNSIPFANIQIRKQHLKTTSDKTGAFKFVAVPVGNQQVRVSITGYEQFEQNVLVTLNDTAKVIFVLKEQSEGLNDVIVSASRRPESLSQTPSSVTVLTSRELNTQSTISPNLANILSYSVPGLGLSTNQTGNSGQTLRGRNVLVLIDGIPQSTPLRAGGRDIRSIDPSVIERVEVIKGATAIYGNGAEGGLINYITKKADKGKSFGGYTQAGITGNLKGDSTIGYRFSQQLYGKTGKFDYLVSGMFEKTGVFRDADGLVISPEYGLGETKSYNGFVKLGYNFTAKQRLQVMYNYFSSRQHSKYITKDGVYGQSPAIGIFGTRLGEDEGTRFNHNANLQYTNQQIFGKTDLTANVYYQDFYTIYSNSASFFGSGQSAITSTKKGARVNLNTPFNLTAQVPMQFNYGLDLMNDKTAQSLTDGRLWVPDMNMVNFAPYLQASATLINDLTIKGGLRVENINIDVDDFNTLATGANGAGSIAVQGGKLNYNALVFNAGARYSKFKFFNPFLSYAQSFSVFELGRVLRAAKSNTLSQLETKPIIVNNYEAGFSSTIEKLNFSAAYYYSTSKLGANLLEVNGTYISQRIPERVYGFEIQADYQVLPALSIGGNYAQVEGKGDVDNDGNYNGEKDVYLNTTRIPPSKTTVYFKYSGVKNLSVDVNWMRVGNRDRFKTNAAGKYLIGEGPVKAYNLFNIATVYQFTEALKLSLGVENLLNKVYYPAISQFYGSNVNYVRGNGRRFNLSLGYAF; translated from the coding sequence ATGAAACACGCCTACATAAAATTTCTTGCCCTTATTCTCTTTTGCCTGTCATCGATTTCACTCTTTGCACAAACAGATAAAGGAACCATGAGTGGTAAGCTTGTCGATTCGTTGGGAAACAGCATCCCTTTTGCCAATATTCAGATCAGGAAGCAGCATCTTAAAACCACATCAGATAAAACAGGTGCGTTTAAATTCGTTGCTGTACCTGTCGGAAATCAGCAGGTTAGGGTTTCAATCACCGGATATGAACAGTTTGAACAGAACGTATTGGTTACGCTAAATGATACCGCTAAGGTAATTTTTGTATTAAAAGAGCAAAGTGAAGGACTAAATGATGTAATAGTTTCAGCAAGCAGAAGGCCAGAATCGCTATCGCAAACGCCATCGTCTGTAACGGTACTAACTTCAAGAGAATTAAATACCCAATCAACCATTAGTCCGAATTTGGCCAATATACTTTCTTATAGTGTTCCTGGTTTAGGGCTTTCTACCAATCAGACTGGTAATTCAGGTCAGACTTTGCGTGGTAGAAATGTATTGGTGCTGATAGATGGTATTCCACAGTCTACGCCATTAAGGGCTGGTGGAAGAGATATCCGCAGTATCGATCCTTCGGTTATTGAACGTGTTGAGGTAATTAAAGGTGCAACAGCGATTTATGGAAATGGAGCAGAAGGTGGATTGATCAACTATATTACCAAAAAAGCCGATAAAGGCAAATCATTCGGGGGTTACACGCAGGCCGGGATTACCGGAAATTTAAAAGGCGATAGCACGATAGGTTACCGTTTTTCGCAACAGCTTTATGGCAAAACTGGTAAATTCGATTACCTGGTAAGCGGAATGTTCGAAAAAACCGGTGTTTTTCGTGATGCGGATGGTTTGGTGATTTCGCCCGAATACGGTTTGGGAGAAACTAAATCTTATAACGGTTTCGTGAAATTAGGTTATAATTTTACGGCAAAGCAACGTCTGCAGGTGATGTATAATTATTTCAGTTCAAGGCAGCATTCTAAATATATAACCAAAGATGGTGTTTACGGACAATCGCCGGCCATCGGAATTTTTGGAACAAGATTGGGTGAAGATGAAGGAACAAGATTTAACCACAATGCCAATTTACAATATACCAACCAGCAGATTTTCGGTAAAACCGATTTAACGGCTAATGTATACTACCAGGATTTTTATACCATTTATTCTAACTCAGCATCATTTTTCGGGAGCGGTCAATCAGCCATTACTTCAACCAAAAAAGGAGCCAGGGTTAATTTAAATACGCCATTTAACCTTACAGCGCAAGTGCCGATGCAATTTAACTATGGTTTGGATTTAATGAATGATAAAACCGCACAAAGCTTAACCGATGGCCGTTTATGGGTGCCTGATATGAATATGGTCAACTTTGCACCTTATTTACAGGCTTCTGCAACTTTGATTAACGATTTAACCATTAAGGGAGGTTTAAGGGTAGAAAACATCAATATTGATGTTGATGATTTTAATACTTTGGCTACTGGTGCTAATGGTGCCGGAAGTATTGCTGTTCAAGGTGGTAAATTAAACTACAATGCCTTAGTTTTTAATGCAGGTGCGCGTTATTCTAAATTCAAATTCTTTAACCCTTTTTTGAGTTATGCACAGTCATTTTCGGTGTTCGAGTTAGGAAGGGTATTGAGGGCGGCAAAAAGCAATACTTTATCTCAGTTAGAAACCAAGCCTATTATTGTAAACAACTATGAAGCAGGTTTCAGCAGTACCATTGAAAAGCTGAATTTCAGTGCTGCATATTATTACAGTACATCAAAACTAGGCGCCAATCTTTTAGAGGTTAACGGGACCTATATTTCTCAGCGTATCCCCGAACGTGTTTACGGGTTTGAAATCCAGGCAGATTACCAGGTTTTACCTGCTCTGAGCATTGGAGGTAACTATGCACAGGTTGAAGGAAAAGGCGATGTTGATAATGATGGCAATTATAACGGCGAAAAAGATGTGTACCTGAATACCACACGGATCCCGCCATCAAAAACGACCGTTTACTTTAAATATTCAGGTGTTAAAAACCTCAGTGTAGATGTAAACTGGATGCGTGTAGGAAACCGCGACCGTTTTAAAACCAATGCGGCTGGTAAATATCTTATTGGTGAAGGACCTGTAAAGGCATACAATTTATTTAATATTGCTACGGTTTATCAATTTACAGAAGCTTTAAAATTATCGCTGGGTGTAGAAAACCTTTTGAATAAAGTTTATTATCCTGCTATATCTCAGTTTTATGGTAGCAATGTAAATTATGTGCGGGGAAATGGACGTAGATTTAACCTATCCCTGGGTTACGCTTTTTAA
- a CDS encoding SMI1/KNR4 family protein, producing MNETIDRFFKAYFNYSDFLIGYDHEKTPKPMVNSTVNQNGYYEWKPINGTLTVADYSKIEQKFHVKFPESFIEWHKQYFFLDCSCQLMGLPISSPTEPLQHIIDNLDYDLAKELIDAKLYPFGDEGNDAGPLVFDGRYEVEDNEYPIRIYDHEYGGDMEGLSEIIFSSFPKLLECFIHYIQELKTRKNFEIIPDFFQIDPTGAGKTGVDYWLEWVAMEKENDEMFGD from the coding sequence ATGAATGAGACAATCGACCGCTTTTTTAAGGCTTATTTCAATTATTCCGATTTTCTGATAGGATATGATCATGAGAAAACTCCCAAACCTATGGTTAATTCGACCGTTAATCAGAACGGGTATTATGAATGGAAACCAATTAATGGAACGCTAACAGTTGCAGATTATTCTAAAATAGAACAAAAATTCCATGTAAAATTCCCTGAAAGTTTTATAGAATGGCATAAGCAATACTTTTTTCTCGATTGTTCTTGCCAACTTATGGGCCTGCCTATTTCATCCCCAACCGAACCTCTTCAGCACATTATTGATAATCTTGATTATGACCTTGCAAAAGAACTTATTGATGCAAAACTGTATCCATTTGGTGACGAGGGTAATGATGCAGGTCCCCTAGTTTTTGATGGCAGGTATGAAGTTGAGGACAATGAATACCCGATTAGGATATACGATCATGAATATGGAGGAGATATGGAAGGATTAAGTGAAATTATCTTTTCATCATTCCCTAAACTTTTAGAATGCTTTATACATTACATACAAGAGTTAAAAACTAGGAAGAATTTTGAGATCATCCCTGATTTTTTTCAGATTGACCCTACTGGTGCAGGTAAAACGGGGGTTGATTATTGGTTAGAGTGGGTAGCAATGGAAAAGGAAAATGATGAAATGTTTGGCGATTGA
- a CDS encoding phosphotransferase enzyme family protein, with amino-acid sequence MFQEVLGAYGLNVEKFKIEPFGSGLINHTWKVYSEELAYILQEVNTEVFRQPQNIAQNIETIKKYLDQTAPKYLFVAPISTSDGNDFVVIDDHFYRVFPFVENSCSIDFVHRPEQAYHAAKQFGKFTRMLCAFNVKKLKPTIEDFHNLPLRVEQFKTALEQASQQRIKEAKFAIDEIIRHYDIEEQYGHMVDSGALNLRVVHHDTKISNVLLQVDTGVGLCVIDLDTVMPGYFISDVGDMMRTYLSEANEEEKDFSKIAIREDVFAAIHKGYMEEMDPVLNFTEKQFFIYAGKFMIYMQAVRFIADFLNGDTYYKTNYADHNLVRGLNQIDLLNKYIAKEPEFEEIIKKINQDRLSESKTILN; translated from the coding sequence ATGTTTCAAGAAGTCTTAGGTGCTTATGGACTTAACGTAGAAAAATTTAAAATTGAACCTTTCGGCTCGGGTTTAATCAACCATACCTGGAAAGTTTATAGTGAAGAATTAGCCTATATTTTACAAGAAGTAAATACCGAGGTTTTTCGTCAGCCTCAAAATATTGCCCAAAATATCGAGACGATAAAAAAATACCTGGATCAAACTGCTCCCAAGTATTTGTTTGTTGCGCCTATATCAACTTCAGACGGGAATGATTTTGTGGTAATTGATGATCATTTTTACCGCGTTTTCCCTTTTGTTGAGAACTCTTGTTCAATTGATTTTGTGCACCGTCCGGAGCAGGCTTATCACGCTGCAAAGCAGTTTGGTAAATTTACAAGGATGTTATGCGCTTTCAATGTGAAAAAGTTAAAGCCCACCATCGAAGATTTTCATAACCTGCCCTTACGTGTAGAGCAGTTTAAAACGGCACTGGAACAGGCCTCTCAGCAGCGCATAAAAGAAGCGAAATTTGCCATCGATGAAATCATCAGGCATTACGATATTGAAGAACAGTACGGTCACATGGTAGATAGCGGTGCACTTAACCTGCGTGTGGTTCACCACGATACTAAAATCAGTAATGTGCTGTTGCAGGTAGATACCGGTGTTGGCTTATGTGTTATCGACCTTGATACGGTGATGCCAGGCTATTTTATAAGCGACGTGGGCGATATGATGCGTACTTATTTATCAGAAGCAAACGAAGAGGAGAAGGATTTTAGTAAAATAGCCATCAGGGAAGATGTATTTGCAGCGATACATAAAGGATATATGGAAGAAATGGACCCGGTTTTAAATTTTACCGAAAAACAGTTCTTCATTTATGCCGGTAAGTTTATGATTTACATGCAGGCGGTAAGATTTATAGCCGATTTCTTAAATGGTGATACTTACTATAAAACCAATTATGCTGATCATAACCTGGTGAGGGGCTTAAATCAGATCGATTTATTGAATAAATATATTGCAAAAGAGCCTGAATTTGAAGAAATTATAAAGAAAATTAACCAGGACAGGTTAAGCGAATCTAAAACAATATTAAACTGA
- a CDS encoding phytanoyl-CoA dioxygenase family protein — protein sequence MATSYPTFTLSEQLTEQQLDFFNTHGFIHFKNFIKPETVSSIIDASKEVEKKWIEQDIKKINGVPIKYGKDLDGSPIVQRFAFLNQQHQTLSGLLLDPRFNALLQLAGDGARLGTEEKDGMVFNHYINGPDSKFSKMGWHTDGLRDIFYGTKLNPMLNVGIHLSTLKPENGGLKIIPGTHRQSIYQMLFRKKYFLDNKPDAEEVSILPEAGDLTIHDGRLWHRVAEAAVRGEESRRRVIYIPIIAGKYAPKNENSPTVFYQRFAGIVK from the coding sequence ATGGCCACATCGTATCCAACCTTTACCCTATCTGAACAGTTAACCGAGCAGCAACTTGACTTTTTTAACACGCATGGGTTTATCCATTTCAAAAATTTTATCAAACCAGAAACCGTTTCTTCTATTATCGATGCCTCTAAAGAGGTAGAAAAAAAATGGATCGAGCAAGATATCAAAAAAATAAACGGAGTGCCCATTAAATATGGAAAAGACCTCGACGGCTCGCCGATTGTACAACGTTTCGCTTTTCTTAATCAACAACACCAAACGTTGAGCGGTTTATTGTTGGATCCGCGTTTTAATGCACTGCTTCAGCTGGCTGGTGATGGTGCACGCCTGGGTACCGAAGAAAAAGACGGTATGGTATTTAACCATTATATTAATGGTCCAGACAGCAAATTCAGCAAAATGGGCTGGCATACCGATGGTTTAAGAGACATCTTCTATGGCACCAAGCTAAACCCGATGTTAAATGTAGGCATCCATTTAAGCACCTTAAAACCTGAAAACGGCGGGCTAAAAATTATTCCGGGCACACACAGACAAAGTATCTACCAGATGTTGTTCCGCAAGAAATACTTTTTGGATAATAAACCGGATGCAGAGGAAGTATCGATATTGCCTGAGGCTGGTGATTTAACCATACACGATGGCAGGTTATGGCACAGGGTTGCAGAAGCGGCCGTTCGTGGCGAGGAAAGCAGACGCCGTGTAATATACATCCCGATTATTGCAGGCAAGTATGCACCAAAAAATGAGAATAGTCCGACGGTGTTTTACCAGCGTTTTGCAGGGATTGTAAAATAA
- a CDS encoding Gfo/Idh/MocA family protein yields the protein MERRDFIKNGAFTAAGLTILPTGSLFASSDSGKVRLGYIGVGARGMSHISEGALRDDVEIVAICDTQESSLKVCRAFIAKKGRPAATEYTGGVDAYKKLIERKDIDAVIIATPWQFHRDQAVDAMRAGKYVGCEVIAGLTVQDHWDIVNTSEKTGMPYMTLENVCYRRDVMAALNMVRQGLFGELVHLEGGYQHNLRNVLFNNGKDYYGGGVEYGPKALSEAQWRTQFNIDQDGDLYPTHGVGPLMQYANINRGNSFTSLVSFSSKAKGLAAYVEEMSPGHPNAKINYKNGDVTTTMINCANGETVLLSHDTHLPRPYSIGFRVQGTKGLWMDVNKSVYIDHKSKKDDVWDPAQEWFAKYDHPLWKKYEAEAVGAGHGGMDWFVFNGFIQAVKQKKQTPIDVYDSVTMSVITPLSTKSLKEGNMPQKFPDFTKGKWKDRKNTFALDDSGF from the coding sequence ATGGAACGTAGAGATTTTATCAAAAATGGTGCATTTACGGCTGCTGGTTTAACCATCCTGCCAACCGGAAGTTTATTTGCATCATCAGACAGTGGAAAAGTAAGATTAGGCTATATCGGTGTAGGTGCACGTGGCATGAGCCATATCTCTGAAGGTGCTTTAAGGGATGACGTGGAAATTGTAGCAATTTGCGATACCCAGGAAAGCTCGCTTAAAGTTTGCCGTGCTTTTATTGCTAAGAAAGGCAGACCAGCTGCAACCGAATATACGGGCGGGGTAGATGCCTATAAAAAACTGATAGAACGTAAAGATATCGATGCGGTAATTATTGCAACCCCATGGCAGTTTCACCGCGATCAGGCAGTTGATGCCATGAGAGCCGGTAAATATGTAGGCTGTGAGGTTATTGCTGGTTTAACCGTTCAGGATCACTGGGATATTGTAAATACTTCAGAAAAAACAGGCATGCCTTACATGACCCTGGAGAACGTTTGCTACCGCAGAGATGTTATGGCTGCTTTAAACATGGTTAGACAAGGGCTTTTTGGCGAATTGGTACACTTGGAAGGTGGTTATCAGCATAATTTAAGAAACGTACTGTTTAACAACGGCAAAGATTATTATGGCGGTGGGGTAGAGTACGGACCAAAAGCTTTAAGCGAAGCACAATGGCGTACACAATTCAACATCGATCAGGATGGCGATTTATATCCAACCCATGGTGTAGGCCCGCTAATGCAGTATGCCAACATCAACAGGGGTAATAGCTTTACCAGTTTGGTATCCTTTAGCTCTAAAGCTAAAGGATTGGCGGCTTACGTAGAAGAAATGTCGCCAGGCCACCCAAATGCCAAAATCAATTATAAAAATGGCGATGTAACCACTACCATGATTAACTGTGCAAACGGCGAAACCGTTTTATTAAGTCATGATACCCACTTGCCCCGCCCATACTCGATCGGTTTTAGGGTGCAGGGCACAAAAGGACTTTGGATGGATGTAAACAAATCGGTTTATATCGACCATAAATCGAAAAAAGATGATGTATGGGATCCGGCTCAGGAGTGGTTTGCCAAATATGATCACCCGCTTTGGAAAAAATATGAAGCAGAAGCTGTAGGAGCTGGTCACGGCGGTATGGATTGGTTTGTATTTAATGGATTTATCCAGGCGGTAAAACAGAAAAAACAAACGCCAATTGATGTATATGATTCAGTTACCATGAGCGTAATTACACCACTTTCTACCAAATCGTTAAAAGAAGGAAATATGCCACAAAAATTCCCTGATTTTACCAAAGGAAAATGGAAAGACCGTAAAAATACTTTCGCTTTAGACGATAGCGGCTTTTAG